The Campylobacter concisus sequence ATTTTGCTTCGCCAAAATATTTGGATCAAATAGGTGTAAAAAACCTAAAATTTGGACTTTTGCATGAGTCAAATGGACGAGATGGTAGCAATTCAAGAAGCTGGAATAGAGCTTATGTGCAAAGTGATTTTGTTTTTGGTAAGCTTAGCATTTCACCAAGAGCTTGGATGGTAGTGGGCAATAAAGGTGACAATAAAGATATATTAAAATACATCGGGCATGGCGATGTAAGGCTTAGCTACAACCTTAATGAACACATTTTTAGCCTGATGCTAAGAAATAACTTACATTTTGATAAAACAAACAAAGGTGCGGCTGAAATTTCATATATGTTTCCTATCTTCTCAACCGGAGTTTATGGCTATTTGCAGTATTTTACGGGATATGGCGAGAGTTTGATTGATTATAATAGGCATACTGATAAATTTGGTCTTGGTTTTGTTATTTTAAAATAAGCTAAAAATTTTGAACTTATAAAATGGCTAAATTTAGGCAAATAGTCATAAATTTACTCAAATATGTCAAAAAAATTTAATTAATCAAAAAACTTAAAAATATTAGAAAAAATACAAGCAAATTTTGCTAAAATCTTAAGCAAAATCTCAGAGCAAAGGAGTTTTTATGAGCGGAATCTCACTAATTGTCTGTTTTGTTGTAGCTATCATACTTATGATCGTTATGATCTCTAAGCTAAAAGTGCATCCATTTTTGGCACTTATGAGCATTTCTTTGGTTCTTGCGATCGTCGCAGGCATCGATCTATCCAAGATCCCAGCGATGATAGGTGTTGGATTTAGTGGCACATTTAAGAGTATTGGTATCGTTATTATCTTTGGAACGATAATCGGCACTGTGCTTGAAAAAACGGGAGCTGCACTAAAGCTAGCTGATATGGTTGTTAAGCTAGTCGGACAAAAGCGTCCAGAGCTTGCCATGCTCATCATGGGCTGGGTTGTTGGCATTCCGGTATTTTGCGATAGTGGATTTGTCGTTTTAAACTCTATTCGCGAGGCGCTTTATAAGAAAATTTCAGCAAGCCCAGTCGCGATGTCAGTCGCTCTAAGTGGCGGCCTATACGCATCTCACGTCTTTATCCCGCCAACTCCTGGCCCAATAGCAGCTGCAGGAACACTTGGTCTTGGCGGAAATTTACTCCTTGTCATCATCATGGGAACAGTCGTTTCAGTACCTGTTTTGATAGCTGTTTATTTCTTTTCAAAGAGTGTTAGCAAAAGCGTGACTATCAGCGACAAAGATGCTGACGCTACCATCACAGCTACCTACGAAGAGCTTTTAAAGAAATTTGGCACGCTACCTAGCGGATTTTTGAGCCTTGCTCCTATCATCATGCCTATCATTTTTATGGCGATCGGCTCTATTGTCGATGTTTTAGCAAAACAAGGCATGTTTGATAAAACGGCTCTCTTGCCAAAGATACTTTTATTTTTAGGAAATCCCATCATTGCTCTTGCAATCGGCGTGATCTTTTGTGTATTTTTATTAGTAGAAGCCAGAAAGATAAGAGAATTTGACCACATCACGAACGAATCTTTAAAGATCGCTGGACCGATACTTTTTATCACAGCAGCTGGCGGTGTTTTGGGTAATGTCATCACTGAGGCCGGCTTTGTAAATTTCATAAAAGAAAACGCAACCGCCATAAAAGCGATAGGAATTTTCTTCCCATTCATCATCTCGGCCGTACTAAAAACCGCTCAAGGAAGCTCGACCGTGGCTATCATCACGACAGCGTCTATCATGGGTGCATTTAGTGCCGACAACTCGCTCATGCACACACTTGGCTTTACGAGTGAAATTTCAGCTGCACTTTGCGTCATGGCAATAGCATCTGGTGCGATGTGCGTATCTCACGCAAATGACAGCTACTTCTGGGTTGTGACAAATTTTAGCAAGATGAGCGCAGAACAAGGATATCGCACACAAACAGCTATGACGTTTATAATGGGTATCGTTGGTATAATTAGCGTTTACATATTATCTTTGGTGCTTTTATGAGAATTTTAGTTGCGATTGATTCATTAAAAGGCTCGCTTAGCTCGCTTGAAGCGGGCCTTGCTGTAAAAGAAGGACTAGAAGAGATTGGCTGCGAGGTCGTTGTCAAGCCTATCGCAGATGGTGGCGAGGGTAGTGTAGAGGCGATGGCTGATGCACTTGGTGCGAAATTTATAGATACGATAGTTAAAAATCCACTTGGAATTGAAATTTTAGCTAGATATGCACTAAAAGATGACCTTGCTATACTTGAAATGTCAAGTGCTTCGGGCCTTACGCTCATAAACCCAGACGAGAGAAATCCACTAAAAACTAGCACATTTGGTTTTGGTCAGATGATAAAAGATGCCATTGCTAAAGGCGCTAGAAAATTTATCATTGGCATCGGTGGAAGTGCGACAAATGACGCTGGTACAGGCATGCTTAGCGCACTTGGCTTTAAATTTTATGATAAAGATGGTGCTTTACTTGAAGGAAAAGGCGAGAATTTAGCCAAAATTTATGAGTTTACAGATGAAGATGCTTTAAAAGAGCTAAAGGAGTGCGAGTTTTTAATCGCCTGCGATGTAGATAATCCGCTTTATGGCATGAATGGAGCAGCTCATGTTTATGCTCCTCAAAAGGGTGCAAATGGCCGCATGGTAAAAGAGCTTGATGATGGACTAAAACACTTTGCAACTCTTGTAAAGGAAAAGACTAATAGCAAATTTCACACACAAAAAGGCGCTGGTGCCGCTGGTGGACTTGGCTTTGCATTCGTGGCATTTTTAGGAGCGAAACTTCGCCCAGGTATTGAGATCATTACACAGACTATTGCTCTTGAAGACGAGATCAAAAAGGCTGATCTAGTCATCACTGGCGAAGGCCGTATGGACTTTCAAAGCTCAATGGGCAAGACACCAACTGGGGTTGCAAAACTAGCAAAAAAGTATCATAAGCCAGTAATCGCATTTGCTGGAAGCGTGCAAAAATGTGCCAAAGATTGCCATAAAAATGGAATCGATGCCTATTTTTGTATATTAAATGAGCCAGTGAGTCTTGAAGAAGCGATGAGAAAAGATGTCGCAATTAGAAATTTAAAGATGACAGCGGAGCAAGCTGTAAGACTCTT is a genomic window containing:
- a CDS encoding GntP family permease; this translates as MSGISLIVCFVVAIILMIVMISKLKVHPFLALMSISLVLAIVAGIDLSKIPAMIGVGFSGTFKSIGIVIIFGTIIGTVLEKTGAALKLADMVVKLVGQKRPELAMLIMGWVVGIPVFCDSGFVVLNSIREALYKKISASPVAMSVALSGGLYASHVFIPPTPGPIAAAGTLGLGGNLLLVIIMGTVVSVPVLIAVYFFSKSVSKSVTISDKDADATITATYEELLKKFGTLPSGFLSLAPIIMPIIFMAIGSIVDVLAKQGMFDKTALLPKILLFLGNPIIALAIGVIFCVFLLVEARKIREFDHITNESLKIAGPILFITAAGGVLGNVITEAGFVNFIKENATAIKAIGIFFPFIISAVLKTAQGSSTVAIITTASIMGAFSADNSLMHTLGFTSEISAALCVMAIASGAMCVSHANDSYFWVVTNFSKMSAEQGYRTQTAMTFIMGIVGIISVYILSLVLL
- a CDS encoding glycerate kinase, with translation MRILVAIDSLKGSLSSLEAGLAVKEGLEEIGCEVVVKPIADGGEGSVEAMADALGAKFIDTIVKNPLGIEILARYALKDDLAILEMSSASGLTLINPDERNPLKTSTFGFGQMIKDAIAKGARKFIIGIGGSATNDAGTGMLSALGFKFYDKDGALLEGKGENLAKIYEFTDEDALKELKECEFLIACDVDNPLYGMNGAAHVYAPQKGANGRMVKELDDGLKHFATLVKEKTNSKFHTQKGAGAAGGLGFAFVAFLGAKLRPGIEIITQTIALEDEIKKADLVITGEGRMDFQSSMGKTPTGVAKLAKKYHKPVIAFAGSVQKCAKDCHKNGIDAYFCILNEPVSLEEAMRKDVAIRNLKMTAEQAVRLFKIANKL